Proteins from a genomic interval of Amphiura filiformis chromosome 9, Afil_fr2py, whole genome shotgun sequence:
- the LOC140160303 gene encoding uncharacterized protein, translating to MQFDIFNSLIENVYDEFKLGGPSMEVGSETFWQQYARLSQMYLYSGRYKESFVEAFNANTTVYAKRSADSEDEGDQLSQSATTTTMTDLFTSAPTLSTVIGIETHSSKTPTLYSLTTASAMGQRSQEVLSPSIAASTTLVTNEPTLNTDDTAPGTAHSSQEPTYSFTTSSDMWQHSQEVLSQSNDASTTLITNEPTLNTDDFTGTVPHSSKERTDSFITTSNMPQHSEEVLPPSIAASTTLVTNEPTLNTDDFTGTVPHSSKEPTDSFTTSSDMPQHSPEVSPPSIAASTTLVTNEPTLNTDDDTGTAQSSKEPTYSFTTSSDMLQHSQEVLSPSISSSTTLVTNEPTLNTDDFTGTAPHSSKEPTHSFITTSDMWQYSQEVLSQSIAASTTLITNEPTLNTDDFTGTTPHSSKEPTDSFTASLVDDYIGQQYSDIPPANDDYMGQQSQDILSANDDYMGQQSQDILSANDYYMGQQSQDILSANGYYMGQQSQDILSANDYYMGQQSQDILSANDYYMGQQSQDILSANGDYMGQQSQDILSANDYYMAQQSQDIPSANDYYMGQQSQDIPSANDYYMGQQSQDILSANDYYVGQQSQDIPSANDVYVGSLLQNTQASIGQDSPSVATNAPGKNSQEAEEGEEVADLWLGEEEEEEEEDLEEDYVTQMWDTYLHSSLYDTNIENFADYVYVNYSFPYVYIGTFNWIYAHMYASVTGMAHFTDQTSDLSVVTTEYMSKNFVHVDVFYGDLKVERISENPSYVFFQLICDLGGALGLFFGASLLSFIETFDFWLSRNGYCQCKKQHQQNDDVTEVVIIQ from the exons ATGCAGTTTGATATATTCAACTCCTTAATCGAAAATGTTTACGATGAATTCAAATTAGGTGGTCCAAGTATGGAAGTAGGAAGCGAGACTTTCTGGCAACAGTACGCACGTCTATCTCAGATGTACCTATACAGTGGCAGATACAAAGAGAGTTTCGTTGAAGCCTTTAATGCAAATACAACTGTGTATGCCAAGCGAAGTGCTGATTCTGAGGACGAAGGAGACCAACTCTCACAATCTGCAACAACGACAACAATGACTGACTTGTTTACAAGTGCACCAACCCTTTCTACTGTTATCGGAATAGAAACTCATTCTTCAAAAACACCCACTTTATATTCCTTAACCACCGCTTCAGCTATGGGGCAGCGCTCCCAAGAGGTCTTATCACCATCCATCGCTGCATCGACTACCCTGGTTACAAACGAGCCAACACTTAATACTGATGATACCGCGCCCGGAACAGCTCATTCATCTCAAGAACCTACTTATTCTTTCACTACCTCTTCGGATATGTGGCAACACTCCCAAGAGGTCTTATCACAATCCAACGATGCATCGACTACCCTGATTACAAACGAGCCAACACTTAATACTGATGATTTTACCGGAACCGTACCTCATTCGTCAAAAGAACGTACCGATTCTTTCATAACTACTTCGAATATGCCACAACACTCCGAAGAGGTCTTACCACCATCTATCGCTGCATCAACTACCCTGGTTACAAACGAGCCAACCCTTAATACTGATGATTTTACCGGAACCGTACCTCATTCGTCAAAAGAACCTACTGATTCTTTCACAACTTCTTCAGATATGCCACAACACTCCCCAGAGGTCTCACCACCATCTATCGCTGCATCGACTACCCTGGTTACAAACGAGCCAACCCTTAATACTGATGATGATACCGGGACAGCTCAGTCATCTAAAGAACCTACTTATTCTTTCACTACCTCTTCGGATATGCTACAACACTCCCAAGAGGTCTTATCACCATCTATCTCTTCATCGACTACCCTGGTTACAAACGAGCCAACCCTTAATACTGATGATTTTACCGGAACCGCACCGCATTCGTCAAAAGAACCTACTCATTCTTTCATAACTACTTCGGATATGTGGCAATACTCCCAAGAGGTTTTATCGCAATCAATCGCTGCATCGACTACCCTGATTACAAACGAGCCAACCCTTAATACTGATGATTTTACCGGAACCACACCACATTCGTCAAAAGAACCTACTGATTCTTTCACAGCTTCTTTGGTGGACGATTATATAGGACAACAATATTCGGACATTCCACCAGCAAATGACGATTATATGGGGCAACAATCTCAGGACATTCTATCAGCAAATGACGATTATATGGGGCAACAATCTCAGGACATTCTATCAGCAAATGACTATTATATGGGGCAACAATCTCAGGACATTCTATCAGCAAATGGCTATTATATGGGGCAACAATCTCAGGACATTCTATCAGCAAATGACTATTATATGGGGCAACAATCTCAGGACATTCTATCAGCAAATGACTATTATATGGGGCAACAGTCTCAGGACATTCTATCAGCAAATGGCGATTATATGGGGCAACAATCTCAGGACATTCTATCAGCAAATGACTATTATATGGCGCAACAATCTCAGGACATTCCATCAGCAAATGACTATTATATGGGGCAACAATCTCAGGACATTCCATCAGCAAATGACTATTATATGGGGCAACAATCTCAGGACATTCTATCAGCAAATGACTATTATGTGGGGCAACAATCTCAGGACATTCCATCAGCAAATGACGTTTATGTGGGATCACTATTACAAAATACTCAAGCATCAATTGGGCAAGATAGCCCAAGTGTTGCAACTAATGCTCCTGGGAAAAATTCTCAAGAGGCTGAAGAAGGAGAGGAAGTAGCAGATCTGTGGTTgggggaggaagaggaggaggaggaggaggatctgGAGGAAGATTATGTCACCCAAATGTGGGATACTTACTTGCATTCGTCTCTCTATGATACAAATATTGAGAATTTTGCCGACTATGTTTATGTGAACTACAGTTTTCCATATGTATATATTGGTACATTTAATTGGATATATGCCCATATGTATGCCAGTGTAACAGGAATGGCTCACTTCACGGATCAAACTTCGGACTTGTCTGTTGTTACGACTGAATATATGAG CAAAAACTTTGTACATGTGGATGTATTCTACGGCGATCTCAAAGTCGAACGTATATCCGAGAACCCATCGTATGTGTTCTTTCAACTTATAT GTGATCTTGGTGGCGCTCTAGGATTGTTTTTCGGAGCAAGTCTTCTCTCTTTCATCGAGACTTTTGATTTCTGGTTGTCACGTAATGGGTACTGTCAGTGCAAGAAGCAACACCAACAGAATGATGATGTAACTGAAGTTGTTATTATTCAGTAG